In the Streptomyces sp. SJL17-4 genome, ACGAACCCCGCACGACCTGTGGACAACCGCCTGTGGACAACGCCCACAGGACGGTGCCCGGGGCGTCAGATCAGGCCGCCCTCCGGGCGCCCCGGCTGCCGGGCGGCCACGCCGAGGTGCTCGCCCACGCGGTTCACCAGCAGCGTCATCTCGTACGCCACCTGGCCGACATCCGCTTCCGCCGTGCTCAGGACGCAGAGGCAGCTGCCCTCGCCCGCCGCCGTCACGAAGAGGAGCGCCTCGTCGAACTCCACCATCGTCTGGCGCGCCCGGCCTGCCCTGAAGTGCCGGCCCGAACCCCGGGCCAGGCTGTGCAGTCCCGAGGAGACGGCTGCGAGGTGTTCGGCGTCCTCGCGTGCGAGTCCGCTGCTCGCGCCCGTCACCAGGCCGTCGTTCGACAGCACGAGCGCGTGTCGTATGAATCCGACCCGCTTGGTCAGGTCGTCGAGCAGCCAGTCCAGTCCCTTGTCCAACGCCATCAGTGGTCCTCCCCCTGGGTGGTGCGTCCCGTGGTCCCGGTTGTCCCGTGGTCCCCGTGCCGCAGTGGTCCGCCGTATCGCCGCAAGCCTTACGCACTGTCGTGAACGGGGCAAGCACTGCACCACGCCCGCGCGTGCCGCAGGATGGGGGCATGACGAGGATGACCGATGATCAGTGGCGGACCTTCGTGTCCGAGGGGACCCGTACCGGCAAGCTGGCGACCGTGCGTGATGACGGCAGTCCGCACGTCGTACCGATCTGGTTCCTCCTGGACGGGGACGAGTTCGTGTTCAACACGGGCAAGGACACGGTGAAGGGCCGCAACCTCGGGCGCGACGCACGGGTCTCCCTGTGCGTCGACGACGACACTCCGCCGTTCGCCTTCGTCTCGCTCAGCGGCCACGCCGAACTCAGCGAGGACCCCGCCGAGTTGCGTCACTGGGCCGGCCGCATCGGGGCCCGCTACATGGGCGAGGACCGGGCGGACGAGTTCGGGGAGCGCAACGCGGTCCCGGGCGAACTCCTCGTCCGGGTGCGCATCCAGAAGGTGATCGCCCAGGCCGACGTGGCCGACTGACCGACCCGGGTCGCCATACGGGGCGGGGCTCGACCGGCCCCGCTCCGCCGGGCACGCCCCCCTCGGCCCGGGTCGCCGTACGAGGGCTCAGCCGACCGTGTCGAGGAGCCGGGCGGTGTGCATCC is a window encoding:
- a CDS encoding roadblock/LC7 domain-containing protein gives rise to the protein MALDKGLDWLLDDLTKRVGFIRHALVLSNDGLVTGASSGLAREDAEHLAAVSSGLHSLARGSGRHFRAGRARQTMVEFDEALLFVTAAGEGSCLCVLSTAEADVGQVAYEMTLLVNRVGEHLGVAARQPGRPEGGLI
- a CDS encoding PPOX class F420-dependent oxidoreductase; this translates as MTRMTDDQWRTFVSEGTRTGKLATVRDDGSPHVVPIWFLLDGDEFVFNTGKDTVKGRNLGRDARVSLCVDDDTPPFAFVSLSGHAELSEDPAELRHWAGRIGARYMGEDRADEFGERNAVPGELLVRVRIQKVIAQADVAD